GTGGGCAGGTTATTCCACAGCATTAGATTAGTTGACTGTGCCGTGGCAACAGTCGGGATGGTTGGGTTTGCTGTGGCAATTAATACTGGGTTTGAACTGGATGTCGGCGTGGAATCAGTGGTGATTGCCTTAGTGGGTGCAGCGATCGTGGCAGAAGAGATGGCGATCGATGCCGCAACTTGAGCCAAGCCGATGCTTGACCAAATCAACGCCTGCTTTAAGCGAGTCATAGGTTTGATTTAAAGAATGTGTTTGTAGCGAGATCAACGTGCTCGAACCACTTCGTCCGCATTGGACGATCGGCGGGCATTGCTCTAAATCGATTCGGTTGTGATGCTCACTGCATCTCGCCCAACTCAATCGGTCTAGTGCCGTGGTGCGATTGCGTTGGATCTAACTACAATGCGACATGGGTTAATTCCCGAAAATCTGAAAAACTTTTTTAGCGCGCTGCGTGATTTCTAGCGATAAAAAATTGCCACGTCTCGGAGAGACATGGCAACACACCAACACATACTCAAATGAGTTGTTTAAAGAATACCGGGGAACTCAAAAAAAGTCTGTCAATCGGAAGGTAGATTTTTTATACACGCTCTATCGGAAGGAATATTCCTGCAATCGAAGCTGTTGCATTAACGCTGTTTGAGCCGATCACGCCAGCGCAAAAATCCCATCCACGCAAACCCAAAAACTAGCGATGGTGTAGGAATAGACTCAATTGGATCAGATTCTACGGAGATCTGCTGAATGAAAACGGTGGAATCAAATCCTTCATCAATCCCAACATCAGCTAACCGAAAAACGAATTGATTTTGCCCGATCGTAAAGGGAATGCTGATATCAATTGGTTGTGTCAGGCCATCAAGCGCCGTTTGTAAACTATTGTCTGTGCCGATTAGATTACTCTGGAATGCTGCCGTGCCGACGCTGGTTCGGGTGAGCTGTTGTTCCCCATCAGCATTCAAGCGGCTGATCTGAAAGAAATCATCATCAGCGGATGGGGCTGGTGGGACAAATTCGGGGTATGCCTCCGAGCCAAAGACATATCGGAGGTTCAACTGACCGGATTGGTTGGCGTCAAAGATGATTTTGAGAATCACCTCGTCAGGGATGTCTATTTCTTCGCCATTGTCGTTGATTTCGACGAAATTCGAGTTCAGATTTAGATCATTGGCAAAGGGCGTTGGTTGGACGCGATCGTTGCATGGGCGAGTAGCATCACCCAGAATCACTGGGTTGACACCATCCGCGCAGTTTCTGGCGGCTAATCCCTCAACCTGCCCTGTATTGATGACTAAGCCCGTTGGCGCTAGGCCCAGAAAGTCGCCATTCTCATACAATCCAAACCCACCGGGAATTGCGCCTAAATCGAATCCCGTGATATTGAGGTCGGTTTGATTGCCAAATAAGCTGGTTTGTAGCCGCTGTGGATCACTGCTTTGTTCAACGCTGAAAAACTGTGCGTTGGCAGCCGCTGGCATCAAACCGAGACCGGCCAAGATGACGAGGGTTGAACCAAGGGTTGAGATCAGTTTCATAGGGCTTACACGAGGAGGTATGCGGCCGTATCACCTAAGATTGCGAGATCTTAGGCAAAATATTCCAGGCCAGCCTAGCCCTGAAAATGCTTGAATCGATTGATGGTAGTGCGATGACGCGGATTTAACCCACTGGGTTAATTGATGCAGCGCCACAAAACTTATGTGCTTCTACTTAATAAGTTCAGCCCTACTTTACCGTTATCCGTAACGTTTAAAGATATTTTTGTTTTTCAGAAGTATTTTTCTGGTGGATGGACCAAATCAGGGCTGAAATTCGCTGCTTGTTGGTCACATTAGCGGCGGCGCATTTTGCTGACCATCTTGCGCGAGAGCCGGAGCTTCAGTTCTTCTGCCTGGGCCCAATCTTGAAAAAGCTTGTAAAACGCTTGCCGATCCTTGCCTTGCACGACGGCAACTTGGTCAGCTGTTTCGAGCACGTAGGGATAGCCACTGCCAATGATGACTTCACCCCGAACCCAATCAATAATCCGATCGGCAATTCCGGCTTCATACATCCAGATTGGCATCTCTAGACGGGCCGGTAAGCTATCGCGATTGGTTTTGAGGTAGGTAAAGGCGATCGCGCCGCTGCTTTCTGTATATTCATTCAGGATCCCCGATCGGCGACAGCAAAAAATCGGTGTGCGTTCCCCCCACGCCATTTCCCGGTGATCGATTTTATTTAGTAACTGTGCGTCTTGAATCGCGCCTGGTTCCGGTAAGTGATGCAACTGGCGGAGCATCGCCGTCAGGTCACGGGCGGAAGTTGTGTCAATGTAACCAACAACCGGCACCCGAAAATATTGACTGGCTTCAAGTAACTTGCAAATTGCGTTGACGTAGACCTGGCGAGTTTTTTCATCAAAAGCTTCGGCAAAACTGGCCACTAAAGAACCATCAAAAAAAGCTAATGCAGTGTCAGATTTCTGATTGTCTTCAAAATATTGGATGATCCGATTGACTTCCATTTCAAACCGGCGCAGATTAACCTTGCGATCGGCCATATCGCCCCGTTCTGATCGGAGTTCTGTTGGTGTCATCACTTCTGCCGCGATGTCTTTGACGTACTCGCCATCTGGTACGTGTAAATTTTCGAACCAACCAATTTGAACCAGCGCGATTGGAATTGAAAGGTCACGCCCGGGGTAAATCTGGGAGCCATCGACCGCAAAGGTGGAAATGCCCAAGAGCAACTTACGGACCCAGGCCAGACTTTCCTCACGACTCCGCCAGTCGGTCTGGAACGGCAAAATCCAGCTTTGGTCTTGAGTGATTGGCTCTAAGGGGATTGCCCCACATTCCCGGATATCTTGGAGTTGTTGGATGATGGCCGCACTGGGAGTAGCCATGGCTGTTTTGAGCGCACTACGGTACAGCTCAAGAATCTGGAACGTCTCTTGATCAAAGTTGCTAAAGTCTTCGCGTTTATCCTGCAGTTGTTTGATAATTTGTGAGGGTTTGATTGGCATAGCTATAGGGGGTTAGTCGTTCAATTGCATCGTTGGCTTCGATGCCGCGCCGCCAACTCATCAGATCAAGTGTATTGATTTTACCGGCTAATCAACCACTGCAACCACTGATTCCCCGCAAACTGCCCATGAAAAAGGCCCCCGCACAACTAGTTGTGCGGGGGCCTGACAATGTCAAACCAAAACCAAAACTAATGAATTAGTCAAGGTTAGGCATGCCCAATGTTGGCTCAGTCTTACGATCGATACCTTTCTCGAAGCCACCAGCTGCCGCGCGCGCGCGACCGGCATGCCACAAGTGACCGATCAAGAAGAAGAAGCCCACGATGAAGTGGAAGGAAGCCAACCAAGCACGGGGGTTGACGTAGTTAAAGGAGTTAAGCTCCGTTGCTACACCACCAACCGAGTTGATTGAACCCAACGGTGCATGAGTCATGTACTCAGCTGCACGTCGGACCTGCCAAGGCTGAATGTCGTTCTTGATCTTCGTCAAGTCCAAACCATTCGGGCCACGCAGGGGCTCCAACCAAGGACCTTTGAAGTCCCAGAAACGCATGGTTTCACCACCGAAGATGATTTCCCCAGAAGGAGAACGCATCAAGTACTTACCCAAACCAGTCGGACCCTGTGCGGAACCAACGTTCGCCCCCAACTTCTGGTCACGGACCAAGAAAGTCATGGCCTGTGCCTGAGAAGCCTCAGGACCAGTCGGGCCGAAGAATTCGCTCGGATAAGCGGTGTTGTTGTACCAAACCATGACGGAAGCAATAAAGCCCATCAAGGAAAGTGCACCCAAGCTGTAGGAGAGGTAAGCCTCACCCGTCCAG
This window of the Romeriopsis navalis LEGE 11480 genome carries:
- a CDS encoding choice-of-anchor L domain-containing protein, which translates into the protein MKLISTLGSTLVILAGLGLMPAAANAQFFSVEQSSDPQRLQTSLFGNQTDLNITGFDLGAIPGGFGLYENGDFLGLAPTGLVINTGQVEGLAARNCADGVNPVILGDATRPCNDRVQPTPFANDLNLNSNFVEINDNGEEIDIPDEVILKIIFDANQSGQLNLRYVFGSEAYPEFVPPAPSADDDFFQISRLNADGEQQLTRTSVGTAAFQSNLIGTDNSLQTALDGLTQPIDISIPFTIGQNQFVFRLADVGIDEGFDSTVFIQQISVESDPIESIPTPSLVFGFAWMGFLRWRDRLKQR
- a CDS encoding DNA double-strand break repair nuclease NurA, with translation MPIKPSQIIKQLQDKREDFSNFDQETFQILELYRSALKTAMATPSAAIIQQLQDIRECGAIPLEPITQDQSWILPFQTDWRSREESLAWVRKLLLGISTFAVDGSQIYPGRDLSIPIALVQIGWFENLHVPDGEYVKDIAAEVMTPTELRSERGDMADRKVNLRRFEMEVNRIIQYFEDNQKSDTALAFFDGSLVASFAEAFDEKTRQVYVNAICKLLEASQYFRVPVVGYIDTTSARDLTAMLRQLHHLPEPGAIQDAQLLNKIDHREMAWGERTPIFCCRRSGILNEYTESSGAIAFTYLKTNRDSLPARLEMPIWMYEAGIADRIIDWVRGEVIIGSGYPYVLETADQVAVVQGKDRQAFYKLFQDWAQAEELKLRLSRKMVSKMRRR